In Mangrovivirga cuniculi, the following proteins share a genomic window:
- a CDS encoding sulfite exporter TauE/SafE family protein, whose amino-acid sequence MSFIDSELLSYLLLFILGAGAFILSTIAGGGGALVLVPVLNFLIGVKSTAPVLNLGTFIGRPVRLWLFRKDIDWKISAYYIPAALIGSAVAGWFFEKTNIGILQVLAGIFLISTVFQYRFGKKEISFPVKKYHFFFLGLIVTFISTIIGAVGPILNPFYLNTGISKEKLTGTKTANSFFTGIFQISSYSFFGLLHEQLVWYGVALGLGATVGNIIGKKTLNKMTEKGFRKWVIGMMVISGIVLIVKKFV is encoded by the coding sequence ATGTCATTCATAGATAGCGAATTACTTTCCTATCTGTTGTTATTTATCCTTGGAGCAGGGGCCTTCATTCTGTCTACTATTGCAGGAGGGGGTGGTGCTCTTGTTCTTGTTCCTGTATTAAATTTTTTGATTGGAGTAAAATCAACTGCTCCGGTTTTAAACCTGGGAACTTTTATCGGGCGGCCAGTAAGACTATGGCTATTCAGAAAAGATATTGACTGGAAAATCTCAGCCTATTATATCCCCGCAGCACTAATAGGCTCTGCTGTTGCCGGTTGGTTTTTTGAAAAAACTAATATTGGTATACTTCAAGTCTTAGCAGGTATATTTTTGATTAGTACAGTATTTCAATATCGTTTTGGCAAAAAGGAAATATCATTTCCTGTAAAAAAATATCATTTCTTCTTCCTGGGATTAATTGTAACCTTCATCAGTACAATAATCGGCGCTGTAGGCCCGATTCTTAATCCATTTTATCTCAATACCGGAATATCAAAAGAAAAACTTACCGGAACTAAAACAGCAAATTCATTTTTTACTGGAATTTTTCAGATCAGTTCTTATTCTTTTTTCGGACTTTTGCATGAACAATTAGTCTGGTATGGTGTTGCTTTAGGTTTGGGAGCGACAGTTGGTAATATCATCGGGAAAAAAACCCTCAATAAAATGACAGAAAAAGGATTTAGAAAGTGGGTCATAGGCATGATGGTTATCAGCGGTATCGTCCTGATTGTAAAGAAGTTTGTTTAA